Proteins encoded by one window of Winogradskyella sp. PG-2:
- a CDS encoding Lrp/AsnC family transcriptional regulator, with amino-acid sequence MIMDDLNWKILKCLQQNARMSNAEIGRRVGVSSPAVSERIKKMEDAEIIEGYTTFISPFEVGYQLKALITLHAFMGMLKPFLEKVKTYDEVVNCYRITGYENIVIEVVLKNQKHLENFIDQLIIYGETKTQIVLSHVVKHSEVKPLK; translated from the coding sequence ATGATTATGGATGATCTTAATTGGAAGATTTTAAAGTGTCTCCAACAAAATGCACGTATGTCTAATGCAGAGATTGGACGACGTGTAGGAGTGAGCTCACCAGCTGTTAGTGAGCGTATTAAGAAGATGGAAGATGCAGAAATCATAGAAGGCTATACCACATTTATTTCTCCTTTTGAAGTCGGTTATCAGCTTAAAGCTTTAATTACTTTACATGCGTTTATGGGAATGCTAAAACCATTCTTAGAGAAAGTAAAAACTTACGATGAGGTCGTTAATTGTTATAGAATCACTGGATACGAAAATATAGTAATAGAAGTCGTTTTGAAAAATCAAAAACACTTAGAAAATTTTATTGATCAGTTGATTATTTATGGTGAGACTAAAACGCAGATTGTTTTATCTCATGTTGTAAAGCATAGTGAGGTTAAACCTCTGAAATAA
- a CDS encoding DEAD/DEAH box helicase — MSFKKLHPLLKESLENLGFDTPNPFQKKVLPSLKGGSDAYIVAPKGSGKTTALIIAMVHKLKASAFEDSPRAIIVVKDKEDALALKEEFERFTRNTDLRLYALYDEYDIEKQKTEIYPGQDIVIATPARLSKLYFLNGIHLGEIQLFAIEDANYLGRNNAYNHILRLSESLSKCQYVIIAEEMNSKIKNYQNAFMSNAKLVN; from the coding sequence ATGTCATTCAAAAAACTTCATCCTTTATTAAAAGAATCACTCGAGAATTTAGGGTTCGACACCCCTAATCCTTTTCAGAAAAAAGTTTTGCCATCACTAAAAGGTGGATCAGATGCATATATAGTTGCACCAAAAGGAAGTGGGAAAACGACAGCACTCATTATTGCTATGGTTCACAAATTAAAAGCTTCTGCTTTTGAGGATTCACCAAGAGCCATTATTGTTGTTAAGGATAAAGAAGATGCTTTAGCGTTGAAAGAAGAATTTGAACGTTTTACAAGAAATACAGACTTACGACTATATGCATTGTATGACGAATATGATATAGAAAAGCAAAAAACGGAAATTTATCCAGGTCAAGATATTGTAATAGCAACTCCAGCAAGACTAAGTAAATTGTATTTTTTAAATGGGATTCATTTAGGGGAAATTCAATTATTTGCTATTGAAGATGCAAATTATTTAGGTAGAAATAATGCTTATAACCACATTCTACGATTATCAGAAAGTCTCAGTAAGTGTCAATATGTAATAATTGCAGAAGAAATGAATTCTAAAATTAAGAATTATCAGAATGCTTTTATGAGTAATGCAAAATTGGTTAATTAG